The Miscanthus floridulus cultivar M001 chromosome 17, ASM1932011v1, whole genome shotgun sequence genome has a window encoding:
- the LOC136516693 gene encoding protein BUD31 homolog 2 — protein MPKIKTSRVKYPEGWELIEPTLRDLEAKMREAENDPHDGKRKCEALWPIFRISHQKSRYIYDLYYRRKEISKELYEFCLDQGYADRNLIAKWKKPGYERLCCLRCIQTRDHNFATTCVCRVPKHLREEKVIECVHCGCRGCASGD, from the exons ATGCCTAAGATAAAGACAAGCCGTGTGAAATATCCTGAAGGATGGGAGCTTATTGAGCCAACGCTTCGGGATCTGGAGGCCAAAATGAGGGAAG CTGAAAATGATCCACATGATGGGAAGAGGAAATGTGAAGCTCTTTGGCCAATCTTCCGTATTTCTCATCAAAAGAGTCGCTACATATATGATCTTTACTATCGAAGGAAGGAAATATCGAAAGAGTTATATGAGTTTTGCTTAGACCAAGGTTATGCAGATCGCAATCTGATTGCAAAGTGGAAAAAG CCAGGTTATGAGCGCCTCTGCTGCCTTCGCTGCATACAGACACGAGACCACAACTTCGCAACCACTTGCGTCTGCAGAGTGCCCAAGCACCTCAGGGAGGAGAAGGTGATAGAATGTGTCCACTGCGGATGCAGGGGCTGTGCCAGCGGTGATTAA